In Bacteroidales bacterium, a single genomic region encodes these proteins:
- a CDS encoding DUF4263 domain-containing protein: MSVQYQKEIFSKGSLKLYINFTGISDDNFTNTTDFSLTIYAINTADYSHVFSETLNYQQSLELFNHLNSLSIIRDNSTTHTGEFIEVTNDIAEILSLIKTVDSSLVKKILDKAGENEKLKLIVEALTESEIENLQASIKQTTHQKALFNLRHLLDLEETTNIIESIRTFENLAEYIAGQPEKIFQNWIEKNIWTLGIDYIQKHPARQIGINSESDMIMETTDGFIDLIELKRPKFDLFSFDDSHQSFFPSKELSKVLGQCMQYLKILDTYKLILEKQHKFKLLRPRIKIIVGRTNKFGDEEFEALRMLNSNLNHIQVISYDYLYLCGENIISYYKQPIKLSANTTETIT; the protein is encoded by the coding sequence ATGAGCGTTCAATATCAGAAAGAAATATTTTCAAAAGGCAGTTTAAAACTATATATCAACTTTACTGGTATAAGTGATGATAACTTTACCAACACAACTGACTTTTCTCTAACGATTTACGCTATAAATACTGCTGACTACAGCCACGTATTTTCAGAAACATTGAACTACCAGCAGAGTTTAGAATTATTTAATCATTTAAACAGCCTATCAATAATAAGAGATAATTCAACAACTCATACGGGAGAATTTATTGAGGTAACAAATGACATTGCAGAAATTCTTTCTCTTATTAAGACAGTTGATAGTTCTTTAGTAAAAAAAATTCTTGACAAAGCTGGAGAAAATGAAAAGCTTAAACTGATAGTTGAAGCACTCACAGAAAGTGAAATTGAAAATCTTCAAGCTTCAATAAAGCAAACCACTCATCAAAAAGCATTGTTCAATCTGCGACATTTACTTGATTTAGAAGAAACGACAAACATCATTGAAAGCATAAGAACCTTTGAAAATTTAGCTGAGTATATTGCTGGACAACCAGAAAAGATATTTCAAAACTGGATAGAGAAAAATATTTGGACTTTAGGAATTGACTACATACAAAAACATCCTGCACGACAAATTGGAATAAATTCCGAAAGCGATATGATTATGGAAACTACTGATGGTTTCATCGACCTCATAGAATTAAAACGACCAAAGTTTGACCTATTTTCATTTGATGACAGCCATCAGAGCTTCTTTCCTTCTAAAGAACTTTCTAAAGTGCTTGGACAATGTATGCAATACTTGAAAATTTTGGATACCTATAAACTGATACTTGAGAAGCAACACAAATTCAAATTGCTTAGGCCAAGAATAAAAATCATTGTTGGACGAACTAATAAATTTGGAGACGAAGAATTTGAAGCGTTACGAATGTTAAACTCAAACTTAAATCACATTCAAGTAATTTCTTACGACTATTTATATTTGTGCGGGGAGAATATTATTTCTTATTACAAGCAGCCAATTAAATTAAGTGCAAACACGACAGAAACAATTACGTAA